A stretch of the Papaver somniferum cultivar HN1 chromosome 6, ASM357369v1, whole genome shotgun sequence genome encodes the following:
- the LOC113287433 gene encoding uncharacterized protein At2g34460, chloroplastic-like has translation MVFLQTHSLTRNIKAPFTSSSSSASVHHSKPFSSATTTIRATTTKMENTESEGSNVNDNKRKIFVAGATGSTGKRIVEQLLDKGFAVKAGVRDVDKAKTTFSDNPFLQIVKADVTEGSSKLAEAIGNDAEAVICATGFRPSLDLFTPWKVDNFGTVNLVDACKKNNVNRFILISSILVNGAAMGQIFNPAYLFLNVFGLTLIAKLQAENYIRKSGINYTIIRPGGLKNDPPSGNLVMEPEDNLSTGSISRDLVAEVAVEALGHPESSYKVVEIVSRPEAPKRSFEDLFGSIKQR, from the exons ATGGTATTCCTCCAAACTCATTCTCTCACAAGAAACATCAAAGccccttttacttcttcatcttcatcagcatcTGTTCACCACTCCAAACCTTTCTCTTCCGCTACCACAACTATTAGAGCTACAACAACAAAG ATGGAAAACACAGAATCTGAGGGTTCAAATGTAAATGACAATAAAAGGAAAATATTTGTGGCTGGGGCTACTGGAAGTACTGGTAAAAGAATCGTTGAACAACTTTTAGACAAGGGTTTTGCAGTTAAGGCTGGTGTTCGTGATGTTGACAAAGCTAAGACTACTTTTTCAGATAACCCATTTCTCCAAATT gTGAAGGCTGATGTAACTGAGGGTTCATCTAAGTTAGCTGAAGCTATTGGTAATGATGCTGAAGCTGTTATTTGTGCTACCGGATTTCGTCCTTCGTTGGATTTATTTACTCCTTGGAAG GTTGATAATTTTGGCACAGTAAACCTTGTAGATGCATGCAAGAAAAATAATGTGAATAGATTTATTCTTATCAGTTCCATTCTAGTCAATGGTGCTGCAATGGGACAAATCTTTAATCCAGCTTACCTATTCCTAAACGTATTTGGACTAACGTTGATAGCCAAACTACAAGCGGAGAATTATATCAGGAAATCGGGTATAAACTACACAATTATAAGGCCTGGTGGATTGAAAAATGACCCTCCAAGTGGAAATTTGGTCATGGAACCTGAG GATAATCTGTCTACAGGTTCTATATCTAGAGATCTGGTTGCAGAAGTAGCTGTTGAGGCATTAGGCCACCCTGAATCTTCTTACAAGGTAGTGGAGATAGTTTCCCGTCCTGAAGCTCCAAAACGCTCATTTGAAGATCTCTTTGGCTCTATCAAACAACGCTAA